A region from the Kribbella shirazensis genome encodes:
- a CDS encoding peptidoglycan recognition family protein, with protein sequence MTAPENIQHAHAPGRLSRRTLLGATAGGVLLAGATVPAAAHAAPAPRCYTRTEWSARPPRSATQVIGKPDHIVIHHTASPNVTDYSLAAAYKVQHWIQDLHMDTNRWIDIGNQLTISRGGYLMEGRSKSLSSINNGLNVLGAQTANHNSHTIGIEHEGIYVNANPTVALFDMSVLTCAWLCTKYGLDPHVAIVGHRDYNSTQCPGDVFYARLPELRDRVAAVLLG encoded by the coding sequence ATGACCGCCCCAGAAAATATCCAACATGCCCACGCGCCCGGACGCCTGTCCCGGCGCACCCTGCTCGGAGCGACCGCCGGCGGCGTCCTGCTGGCCGGCGCGACCGTTCCGGCCGCAGCGCACGCCGCCCCCGCGCCGCGCTGCTACACGCGCACCGAATGGTCGGCCCGCCCACCCAGGTCCGCCACCCAGGTGATCGGCAAGCCCGACCACATCGTCATCCACCACACCGCGAGCCCGAACGTCACGGACTACTCCCTCGCCGCGGCGTACAAGGTCCAGCACTGGATCCAGGACCTGCACATGGACACCAACCGCTGGATCGACATCGGCAACCAGCTCACGATCAGCCGCGGCGGATACCTGATGGAGGGCCGGAGCAAGTCGCTGTCCTCGATCAACAACGGGCTGAACGTGCTCGGCGCGCAGACCGCCAACCACAACAGCCACACGATCGGGATCGAGCACGAAGGCATCTACGTCAACGCGAACCCGACGGTCGCGCTGTTCGACATGTCCGTACTGACGTGCGCCTGGCTGTGCACGAAGTACGGCCTCGATCCGCACGTCGCGATCGTCGGGCACCGCGACTACAACTCGACGCAGTGCCCGGGCGACGTGTTCTACGCGAGGCTCCCGGAGTTGCGCGATCGCGTGGCCGCGGTCCTCCTCGGCTGA
- the glnA gene encoding type I glutamate--ammonia ligase: protein MDKQQEFVLRALEERDVRFVRLWFTDVLGFLKSVAVAPAELESAFAEGLGFDGSAIEGFARVTEADMLAKPDPSTFQILPWRGETMGTARMFCDINMPDGSASFADPRHVLKRTLSKAADLGFTFYTHPEIEFYLFKSLLGAPGTTPEPVDSSGYFDHTPQGIGNDFRREAITMLESMGISVEFSHHEGGPGQQEIDLRYADALSTADNIMTFRVVVKEVALSQGIYASFMPKPLSDQPGSGMHTHMSLFEGDRNAFFEGGAQYQLSKTGRAFIAGLLRHASEITAVTNQWVNSYKRLAVGDEAPSFISWGHNNRSALVRVPMYKPHKGQSSRVEFRSLDSAANPYLAFALMLAAGLKGIEEGYELPAEVEDDIWSLTSRERKALGIKPLPGSLAEAISAMEDSELVAETLGEHVFDFFLRNKRAEWQDYRRQVTPFELNKLLPVL from the coding sequence ATGGACAAGCAGCAGGAGTTCGTGCTGCGCGCGCTGGAGGAGCGCGACGTACGCTTCGTGCGGCTGTGGTTCACCGACGTGCTCGGGTTCCTCAAGTCGGTCGCGGTGGCGCCGGCGGAGCTGGAGAGCGCTTTCGCCGAGGGGCTCGGGTTCGACGGGTCGGCGATCGAGGGGTTCGCGCGGGTGACCGAGGCCGACATGCTGGCCAAGCCGGACCCGTCGACGTTCCAGATCCTGCCCTGGCGCGGCGAGACCATGGGCACCGCGCGGATGTTCTGCGACATCAACATGCCGGACGGGTCCGCGTCGTTCGCCGACCCGCGGCACGTGCTGAAGCGGACGCTGTCGAAGGCGGCCGACCTCGGGTTCACGTTCTACACGCACCCGGAGATCGAGTTCTACCTGTTCAAGTCGCTCCTCGGCGCGCCCGGTACGACGCCGGAGCCGGTGGACTCGTCCGGGTACTTCGACCACACGCCGCAGGGCATCGGCAACGACTTCCGCCGCGAGGCGATCACGATGCTGGAGTCGATGGGGATCTCGGTCGAGTTCAGCCATCACGAGGGCGGGCCGGGGCAGCAGGAGATCGACCTGCGGTACGCCGACGCGCTGTCGACCGCCGACAACATCATGACGTTCCGCGTCGTGGTGAAGGAGGTGGCGCTGTCGCAGGGCATCTACGCGTCGTTCATGCCGAAGCCGCTGTCCGATCAGCCCGGGTCCGGGATGCACACCCACATGTCGCTGTTCGAGGGTGACCGGAACGCGTTCTTCGAGGGCGGAGCGCAGTACCAGCTGTCCAAGACCGGGCGGGCGTTCATCGCCGGGCTGCTGCGGCACGCGTCGGAGATCACCGCGGTGACGAACCAGTGGGTGAACTCGTACAAGCGGCTCGCGGTCGGGGACGAGGCGCCGTCGTTCATCTCCTGGGGGCACAACAACCGGTCGGCGCTGGTGCGGGTGCCGATGTACAAGCCGCACAAGGGGCAGTCCTCGCGCGTCGAGTTCCGGTCACTGGACTCCGCCGCGAACCCGTACCTCGCCTTCGCGCTGATGCTGGCCGCCGGTCTCAAGGGCATCGAGGAGGGCTACGAGCTGCCCGCCGAGGTCGAGGACGACATCTGGTCCCTCACCTCCCGCGAGCGCAAGGCCCTCGGCATCAAGCCGCTGCCCGGCAGCCTCGCCGAGGCGATCAGTGCGATGGAGGACAGCGAACTCGTCGCCGAAACCCTCGGCGAACACGTCTTCGACTTCTTCCTCCGCAACAAGCGGGCCGAATGGCAGGACTACCGCCGCCAGGTCACCCCCTTCGAATTGAACAAGCTCCTCCCCGTCCTCTGA
- a CDS encoding HupE/UreJ family protein, giving the protein MGWVPMRRVLVGMGLLVLLFLGTAGSASAHVIASTGYSTVRQDGQRVTWSLSLEYDVLARAVDLGPPTTDDGQRARALDTAKDRIAAYLHDRVVVSVDGAACEPQLETTAVGRRGTKAYADLGLVFDCPGKSGAFTLKYDVFASAEAVADDHTNLVEYTFADGSGRTVFDRSHHDFTVGGNTVASSSLQFGKMGVEHILLGLDHVLFVVALILGAQNLRSLVQVISMFTVAHSVTLISTLLGGLSVPSVIVEPLIALSIAFVAVENLLGSTRHRLPVVFGFGFLHGLGFAGSLRITDEVSPELLLSLLSFNVGIEAGQALLLLAVFPLVLLIRRTRVAVPVVRSATGVVAAFGLFWFVERFFLT; this is encoded by the coding sequence GTGGGATGGGTTCCCATGCGCCGGGTGCTGGTGGGGATGGGACTGCTGGTCCTGCTGTTCCTGGGTACGGCGGGGAGCGCTTCGGCGCATGTGATCGCCTCCACCGGCTACTCGACCGTGCGCCAGGACGGTCAGCGGGTGACGTGGTCGCTGAGCCTGGAGTACGACGTCCTCGCGCGGGCCGTCGACCTGGGACCGCCGACTACCGACGACGGGCAGCGCGCACGGGCGCTGGACACCGCCAAGGACCGGATCGCTGCGTACCTGCACGACCGCGTCGTGGTCTCGGTCGACGGCGCGGCGTGTGAGCCGCAGCTCGAAACGACCGCCGTCGGCCGGCGCGGAACGAAGGCTTACGCGGATCTCGGCCTGGTGTTCGACTGCCCGGGCAAGAGCGGCGCCTTCACGCTGAAGTACGACGTGTTCGCGTCGGCGGAGGCTGTCGCCGACGATCACACCAACCTGGTCGAGTACACCTTCGCCGACGGCTCCGGCCGGACCGTTTTCGACCGGTCGCACCACGACTTCACCGTCGGCGGCAACACGGTCGCGAGCTCCAGCCTGCAGTTCGGGAAGATGGGGGTGGAGCACATCCTCCTCGGGCTCGACCACGTGCTGTTCGTCGTCGCTCTGATCCTGGGCGCGCAGAACCTGCGCAGTCTGGTGCAGGTCATCTCGATGTTCACCGTGGCGCACAGCGTCACGCTGATCTCCACGCTGCTCGGCGGGCTCTCGGTCCCGAGCGTGATCGTCGAGCCGCTGATCGCGCTCTCGATCGCGTTCGTCGCGGTCGAGAACCTGCTCGGTTCCACCCGCCACCGGCTCCCGGTGGTCTTCGGTTTCGGTTTTCTGCACGGACTCGGCTTCGCCGGGTCGCTGCGGATCACCGACGAGGTCAGCCCGGAACTGCTCCTCTCGCTGCTGAGCTTCAACGTCGGCATCGAGGCGGGCCAGGCGCTGCTCCTGCTCGCCGTGTTCCCGCTGGTCCTCCTGATCCGCCGGACCCGCGTGGCGGTTCCGGTGGTGCGCTCGGCGACCGGGGTCGTCGCCGCCTTCGGCCTCTTCTGGTTCGTAGAAAGGTTCTTCCTCACATGA
- a CDS encoding NAD+ synthase: MPQLRVGLAQLNVTVGDIDGNSDKIVAWTRNAVERGAHVVAFPELGLTGYPVEDLALRASFVDASQSRIKTLAKRLADEGLGDIVVICGYLDRAGGTAMGVDRLGRPKGSPTNSAAVIHQGRVVTSAVKHHLPNYGVFDEFRHFVPGGTLQVVRIHGVDVALVICEDLWQDGGPVAVTRAAGAGLLLVVNSSPYEANKDDARGDLVRRRAREAGCALAYVNLVGGQDELVFDGDSLIADAEGTILARAPQFEQGSMIVDLDLPAASGTPSGTHEGIEIVHTVLHEDALEPYEAMAASVAPRLSDEAEMYGAIVTGLRDYVQKNGFKSVLLGLSGGIDSSLVAAIACDAIGPENVFGISNPSVYSSDHSKDDAAELAARTGLNYRVVPIQPMVQPFLDTLGLTGLAEENLQARVRAVVWMGLSNADGHLVLACGNKSELSVGYSTIYGDAVGGYAPLKDVPKTLVWRLAKWRNEDAKARGQQPPIPENSIAKPPSAELRPGQQDTDSLPPYDLLDDMLDDYVEQDRGSAELVAAGFDTELVSKVIQLVDKAEYKRRQYPPGPKITHKAFGRDRRLPITNAWREDARKAAEH, from the coding sequence GTGCCTCAGCTTCGGGTTGGTCTTGCTCAGCTCAATGTGACCGTGGGTGACATCGACGGGAACAGCGACAAGATCGTCGCGTGGACCCGGAACGCCGTCGAGCGTGGTGCCCATGTGGTGGCGTTCCCGGAGCTCGGGCTGACCGGTTACCCGGTGGAGGATCTGGCGCTGCGGGCCTCGTTCGTGGACGCCTCGCAGTCGCGGATCAAGACCCTGGCGAAGCGGCTCGCCGACGAAGGACTCGGCGACATCGTGGTGATCTGCGGGTACCTCGACCGCGCCGGCGGTACGGCGATGGGCGTCGACCGGCTCGGCCGCCCGAAGGGCTCCCCGACCAACTCGGCGGCGGTGATCCACCAGGGCCGCGTGGTCACCAGCGCCGTCAAGCACCACCTCCCGAACTACGGCGTCTTCGACGAGTTCCGGCACTTCGTCCCCGGCGGCACGTTGCAGGTCGTCCGCATCCACGGCGTCGACGTCGCCCTGGTGATCTGCGAGGACCTCTGGCAGGACGGCGGCCCGGTCGCGGTCACCCGCGCGGCCGGCGCCGGTCTGCTGCTCGTCGTCAACAGTTCGCCGTACGAGGCGAACAAGGACGACGCCCGCGGCGACCTGGTACGGCGCCGCGCCCGCGAGGCCGGCTGCGCGCTCGCCTACGTCAATCTGGTCGGCGGCCAGGACGAACTCGTCTTCGACGGCGACTCCCTGATCGCCGACGCCGAGGGCACGATCCTCGCCCGCGCCCCGCAGTTCGAGCAGGGCAGCATGATCGTCGACCTCGACCTCCCTGCCGCCTCAGGTACACCGTCCGGCACCCACGAAGGCATCGAGATCGTCCACACCGTTCTCCACGAGGACGCGCTCGAGCCGTACGAGGCGATGGCAGCCAGCGTCGCGCCCCGGCTGTCCGACGAGGCCGAGATGTACGGCGCGATCGTGACCGGCCTGCGTGACTACGTGCAGAAGAACGGGTTCAAGTCGGTCCTGCTCGGACTGTCCGGCGGCATCGACTCGTCGCTGGTCGCCGCGATCGCCTGTGACGCGATCGGCCCCGAGAACGTGTTCGGGATCTCCAACCCGAGCGTGTACTCCAGCGACCACTCCAAGGACGACGCGGCCGAGCTCGCCGCGCGCACCGGTCTGAACTATCGCGTCGTACCGATCCAGCCGATGGTGCAGCCGTTCCTGGACACGCTCGGCCTCACCGGGCTCGCCGAGGAGAACCTGCAGGCGCGGGTCCGCGCGGTCGTCTGGATGGGCCTGTCGAACGCCGACGGCCACCTGGTACTTGCCTGCGGCAACAAGTCCGAGCTGTCCGTCGGCTACTCGACGATCTACGGCGACGCGGTCGGCGGGTACGCGCCGTTGAAGGACGTGCCGAAGACACTCGTCTGGCGGCTCGCGAAATGGCGGAACGAGGATGCGAAGGCGCGCGGCCAGCAGCCGCCGATCCCGGAGAACTCGATCGCGAAACCGCCGTCGGCCGAGCTCCGTCCGGGACAGCAGGACACCGACTCCCTGCCGCCGTACGACCTGCTCGACGACATGCTGGACGACTACGTCGAGCAGGACCGCGGCAGTGCGGAGCTGGTCGCGGCCGGGTTCGACACCGAGCTGGTCAGCAAGGTGATCCAGCTCGTCGACAAAGCGGAGTACAAGCGCCGGCAGTACCCACCGGGCCCGAAGATCACGCACAAGGCCTTCGGCCGGGACCGCCGGTTGCCGATCACCAATGCATGGCGTGAGGACGCACGAAAGGCAGCCGAGCACTGA
- a CDS encoding AAA family ATPase, with translation MKQIIAFTGLPGTGKSTLAEQLATETGVPAFAGDWLLGALRPHGVLGGLERPAFLAMYYDLLGTLIERQLMLGQSAIVDCLVSAEIAERWEELAVAYGGRLRIVECVCSDEDQHRRRLHGRRRGIPGWHEVGGITWSGCGVSTPS, from the coding sequence ATGAAGCAGATCATCGCGTTCACCGGCCTGCCGGGAACCGGGAAGTCCACGCTGGCGGAACAGCTCGCGACGGAAACCGGAGTCCCGGCGTTCGCCGGCGATTGGTTGCTTGGGGCGCTCCGACCACACGGCGTCCTCGGCGGCCTCGAACGTCCGGCGTTTCTGGCGATGTACTACGACTTGCTCGGGACTTTGATCGAACGGCAGTTGATGCTCGGGCAATCGGCGATCGTCGACTGCCTGGTGAGCGCAGAAATCGCGGAACGATGGGAGGAACTGGCCGTGGCGTACGGCGGCCGGCTGCGGATCGTCGAGTGTGTGTGCAGCGACGAAGACCAACACCGCCGGCGGCTGCACGGGCGGCGGCGTGGGATTCCTGGGTGGCACGAGGTGGGGGGGATCACGTGGTCCGGATGCGGAGTGAGTACCCCCAGTTGA
- the panB gene encoding 3-methyl-2-oxobutanoate hydroxymethyltransferase encodes MVDNFLSAGTHGDDEELPSPYGTGPKNRATEEHRRSDYDNDTWRDHGTGGSGLGGSGLGGSGLGLDPSPSLPNAPRTYERGPVPQQPYVPKPPYLPSAPPPPQPPSQSSPSQPSSSQSSSSQSSSSQSSSSQSSSPSSSQSRGEYYGDAREESYGREYQEQNPFRPQPPAQQATPPQQGRPSPFGPGSGSQGGSGSQGGSGSQGGQPAPRPQPPSGNGTTPRPASGSTNWSSPAPQPSPFAPGPSNGLAGGHSNGVSSGLGNGSNGLSSNGLGSNGLGSNGLSSSNGLGNGLGNGLSPQQPPRPPQRLQPPETPRAQDTNRAQDTNRAQDSSRGQEPPRRHEPGPGPEPVWGHDTRSPEPPRPQEPAQRQEPPHAQQPTRANESAHSPEAARSPEAGRSPESAHSHEPARSPEPSRSGRAYESGRAQEQEPEETRPQEIRLRPVVQDNGYLSDPSAEYESNAPVTDEPVTRPAGEQPHAAHHPGQQSASQPASQAPSRGEAPVARPLGARRRAGVQQDAPSQVPAEQLASHRAARRAQAPTANAAPGTPTYNTPGSEPSAASSTPTSATTPASGAPSHDGPDANVGSGTPTYNQPGPGTNAASGAPNHDGPDATAGSGTPAQNQTSSDATADAGVAPYGGPAGRERAGAGDAGKRPRRYRVHHLRDFKSRGEKWAMLTAYDQYTAEIFDQAGIPVLLVGDSAANNVYGYDTTLRVTVDELIPLARAVANAVDRSLVVADLPFGSYQASPEQAFHTAVRFMKEAGVHAVKLEGGRTVVPMVEKLTQSGIPVMAHIGFTPQSEHSIGGYRVQGRGDQAAGLIDDAVALAEAGAFSIVLEMVPGDVAAEITKRVPIPTIGIGAGRDTDAQVLVWQDMAGLRSGTMPRFVKQYADLRGILTSAATTYAAEVASGAFPGEEHTF; translated from the coding sequence ATGGTTGACAACTTCCTGTCGGCCGGTACCCACGGTGACGACGAGGAGTTGCCCTCGCCGTACGGGACCGGACCGAAGAACCGGGCAACCGAGGAGCACCGCCGCTCGGACTACGACAACGACACCTGGCGGGACCACGGCACGGGCGGTTCCGGGCTGGGCGGTTCCGGGCTGGGCGGTTCCGGGCTGGGGCTCGACCCGTCGCCGTCGCTGCCGAACGCGCCGCGGACGTACGAACGCGGACCGGTGCCGCAGCAGCCGTACGTCCCGAAGCCGCCGTACCTGCCGAGCGCGCCGCCTCCGCCGCAGCCGCCTTCGCAGTCGTCTCCTTCGCAGCCGTCGTCTTCGCAGTCGTCGTCTTCGCAGTCGTCGTCTTCGCAGTCGTCGTCTTCGCAGTCGTCTTCGCCGTCGTCTTCGCAGTCGCGGGGTGAGTACTACGGGGACGCGCGGGAGGAGTCGTACGGGCGGGAGTACCAGGAGCAGAACCCGTTCCGCCCGCAGCCGCCGGCGCAGCAGGCGACACCGCCGCAGCAGGGGCGGCCGAGTCCGTTCGGGCCCGGCTCGGGAAGTCAGGGTGGGTCCGGAAGTCAGGGTGGTTCGGGAAGTCAGGGTGGGCAGCCGGCACCACGGCCGCAGCCGCCGTCGGGGAACGGTACGACGCCGCGGCCGGCGAGCGGGAGCACGAACTGGAGCAGCCCGGCACCGCAGCCGAGCCCGTTCGCGCCCGGGCCCAGCAACGGTTTGGCCGGTGGGCACAGCAACGGCGTGAGTAGTGGTCTCGGCAACGGTTCGAACGGGCTCAGCAGCAACGGTCTGGGTAGCAACGGTCTGGGTAGCAACGGACTCAGTAGCAGCAACGGGTTGGGCAACGGGTTGGGCAACGGGTTGAGTCCGCAGCAGCCTCCGCGGCCCCCGCAGCGTCTGCAACCCCCAGAGACCCCACGAGCCCAGGACACCAATCGCGCCCAGGACACCAATCGCGCGCAGGACAGCAGCCGCGGGCAGGAACCACCCCGTCGCCACGAGCCAGGCCCGGGCCCGGAGCCGGTGTGGGGCCACGACACACGCTCCCCCGAGCCACCCCGCCCCCAGGAACCTGCCCAGCGACAGGAACCCCCGCACGCCCAACAGCCGACCCGCGCCAACGAATCCGCGCACTCACCTGAGGCTGCACGCTCACCCGAGGCTGGACGCTCACCCGAGTCCGCGCATTCACACGAGCCCGCGCGCTCACCTGAGCCCTCGCGTTCCGGTCGGGCATACGAGTCCGGGCGGGCGCAGGAGCAGGAGCCGGAGGAGACTCGGCCGCAGGAGATTCGGTTGCGGCCGGTGGTGCAGGACAACGGGTATCTGTCGGATCCGAGTGCGGAGTACGAGAGCAACGCGCCGGTCACCGACGAGCCGGTGACCCGCCCGGCAGGCGAACAGCCCCACGCGGCACACCACCCCGGGCAGCAGTCCGCGTCCCAGCCGGCGTCTCAGGCGCCGTCGCGCGGTGAAGCGCCGGTTGCGCGGCCCTTGGGTGCGCGGCGGCGGGCGGGAGTTCAGCAGGACGCCCCGAGCCAGGTGCCGGCCGAGCAGCTCGCATCACACCGCGCAGCCCGCCGAGCCCAAGCCCCCACGGCCAACGCAGCCCCGGGTACGCCGACCTACAACACCCCCGGCTCCGAACCGAGCGCGGCCTCCAGTACGCCAACCTCCGCAACGACCCCAGCATCCGGCGCGCCGAGCCACGACGGTCCTGACGCCAACGTGGGATCGGGTACGCCGACGTACAACCAGCCCGGCCCCGGCACAAACGCAGCATCCGGCGCGCCCAACCACGACGGACCCGACGCCACCGCGGGATCAGGTACGCCGGCCCAGAACCAGACCAGCTCCGACGCGACCGCGGATGCGGGTGTCGCGCCGTACGGTGGGCCTGCTGGTCGCGAGCGGGCGGGTGCTGGAGACGCGGGGAAGCGGCCGCGGCGGTATCGGGTGCATCATTTGCGCGACTTCAAGAGTCGTGGCGAGAAGTGGGCGATGCTGACGGCGTACGACCAGTACACCGCCGAGATCTTCGACCAGGCCGGGATCCCGGTGCTGCTCGTCGGCGACTCCGCCGCGAACAACGTCTACGGCTACGACACGACCCTGCGAGTGACGGTCGACGAACTCATCCCGCTCGCGCGGGCAGTGGCGAACGCGGTCGATCGCTCGCTGGTCGTCGCGGATCTCCCGTTCGGTTCGTACCAGGCGTCGCCGGAGCAGGCGTTCCACACCGCCGTACGGTTCATGAAGGAAGCCGGTGTGCACGCGGTGAAGCTCGAAGGCGGGCGGACCGTCGTACCGATGGTCGAGAAGCTGACGCAGTCCGGCATCCCGGTGATGGCGCACATCGGTTTCACCCCGCAGAGCGAGCACAGCATCGGCGGATACCGGGTCCAGGGGCGCGGCGATCAGGCGGCCGGCCTCATCGACGACGCCGTCGCGCTCGCCGAGGCGGGTGCGTTCTCGATCGTGCTCGAAATGGTTCCGGGTGACGTCGCGGCCGAGATCACCAAGCGCGTCCCGATCCCGACCATCGGCATCGGCGCGGGGCGCGACACCGACGCGCAGGTCCTGGTGTGGCAGGACATGGCCGGGCTGCGGTCCGGCACCATGCCGCGCTTCGTCAAGCAGTACGCCGACCTGCGTGGCATCCTCACCAGTGCGGCGACGACGTACGCCGCCGAGGTCGCATCCGGCGCCTTCCCCGGCGAAGAACACACCTTCTAG
- a CDS encoding HTTM domain-containing protein: MKAANWFTPAIALARIAWLRTVLYLFVIVDMHAFVRDTRLKGEHPGLYQPLLLARLFDLPKPSVTNTTILYVVLIVACLVAATNRFPRVAGWIVAPAFTWWVLIGMSDGKVDHDHLALVIALWVLPTVGRASYGDQTRSEAAGWVIRCIQVCVIATYFLSAIAKLRSAGWALTWPGSAVLTWAIVRRPHPVGEWLLNYPWMLQVMQWVGIVGEFLSPVILWLKGRWQLFGVLFFLGFHVANTAILLIHFLPTVVCWLAFAPLERVVPWFRARRAARAERGSRSDGDAREAEDQAEHGRQTEQQAGA; this comes from the coding sequence GTGAAGGCGGCCAACTGGTTCACGCCTGCGATCGCCCTGGCACGGATCGCGTGGTTGCGGACGGTCCTGTACTTGTTCGTGATCGTCGACATGCACGCGTTCGTCCGCGACACCCGGCTCAAGGGTGAGCACCCAGGGCTCTACCAACCGTTGCTGCTCGCGCGACTCTTCGACCTCCCGAAGCCATCGGTCACGAACACCACGATCCTGTACGTCGTCCTGATCGTCGCGTGCCTGGTCGCGGCGACGAACCGGTTCCCGCGGGTCGCGGGCTGGATCGTGGCGCCGGCGTTCACGTGGTGGGTGCTGATCGGGATGAGTGACGGGAAGGTGGACCACGACCACCTGGCGTTGGTGATCGCGTTGTGGGTGCTGCCGACGGTCGGCAGGGCGTCGTACGGCGATCAGACCCGGTCGGAGGCGGCGGGGTGGGTGATCCGGTGCATCCAGGTCTGCGTGATCGCGACGTACTTCCTGTCCGCGATCGCGAAACTGCGCAGTGCCGGATGGGCGCTGACCTGGCCCGGGAGCGCCGTACTGACGTGGGCGATCGTGCGGCGGCCGCATCCGGTCGGGGAGTGGCTGCTGAACTACCCCTGGATGCTGCAGGTGATGCAGTGGGTCGGGATCGTCGGAGAGTTCTTGTCGCCGGTGATCCTGTGGCTCAAGGGGCGCTGGCAACTGTTCGGGGTGCTGTTCTTCCTCGGATTCCACGTGGCGAACACGGCGATCCTGCTGATCCACTTCCTGCCGACGGTCGTCTGCTGGCTCGCGTTCGCGCCGCTGGAGCGCGTCGTGCCGTGGTTCCGGGCGCGCCGGGCCGCGCGGGCCGAGCGAGGCAGCCGGTCAGACGGCGATGCCCGAGAGGCCGAAGACCAGGCCGAACACGGCCGGCAGACCGAGCAGCAGGCCGGCGCGTAG
- a CDS encoding DUF418 domain-containing protein, with product MSIQGGPTGLQERALGPDLARGFMLLFIALANSHYFVGGDRFFGGFPSDGSPLDRGVGLLIATFVDARAFPMFGVLFGYGVAQIVRRQRAAGNDWWPIRKLLWRRSLVLIVLGFLHAMLLYIGDILAAYGVLLFLGVWALRWKDRWLLIVAALALILIALPSDDSLAAAAEGPDPSMLPPTFLGQFADRIVVQPFIAGLGWIGFVTPFLIGLWAGRRRILERPAEHLTLLRTTALVGVTIAIAGALPLSLVVGGVLTRPGDHALTILGPLHDATGVFGGLGYAALLVLIARRVGDRPMTRAIAAVGQRSLTCYLSQSVVWAVVFTPYLLDLSDTLTATRTALLATATWLATVLLADRMRRAGYRGPFELLIRRITYQPRRTAATRSRNSGSLA from the coding sequence ATGAGCATCCAGGGTGGGCCGACCGGGCTGCAGGAACGCGCGCTGGGCCCGGACCTCGCGCGCGGTTTCATGCTGCTGTTCATCGCCCTCGCGAACTCGCACTACTTCGTCGGCGGCGACCGCTTCTTCGGCGGGTTCCCGAGCGACGGCTCGCCCCTCGACCGCGGCGTCGGTCTGCTGATCGCGACCTTCGTCGACGCCCGCGCGTTCCCGATGTTCGGCGTGCTCTTCGGGTACGGCGTCGCGCAGATCGTCCGCCGGCAACGCGCCGCGGGCAACGACTGGTGGCCGATCCGCAAGCTGCTCTGGCGCCGCAGCCTCGTCCTGATCGTGCTCGGGTTCCTGCACGCGATGCTGCTCTACATCGGCGACATCCTCGCGGCGTACGGCGTCCTGCTGTTCCTCGGCGTGTGGGCCCTGCGCTGGAAGGACCGCTGGCTGCTGATCGTCGCCGCGCTGGCCCTGATCCTCATCGCGCTCCCCAGCGACGACAGTCTCGCCGCCGCGGCCGAAGGGCCTGACCCCTCGATGCTCCCGCCGACGTTCCTCGGCCAGTTCGCGGACCGGATCGTCGTGCAGCCGTTCATCGCCGGACTCGGCTGGATCGGTTTCGTCACGCCGTTCCTGATCGGCCTGTGGGCCGGCCGAAGGCGTATCCTCGAACGTCCCGCCGAGCACCTGACGCTGCTGCGGACGACGGCGCTCGTCGGCGTCACCATCGCGATCGCCGGCGCCCTGCCGCTGTCGCTCGTCGTCGGCGGCGTCCTGACCCGGCCGGGCGACCACGCGCTGACGATCCTCGGTCCGTTGCACGACGCAACGGGTGTGTTCGGCGGTCTCGGGTACGCCGCTCTGCTCGTCCTGATCGCGCGCCGGGTGGGCGATCGCCCGATGACGCGGGCGATCGCCGCTGTCGGACAACGATCGTTGACGTGTTACCTGTCCCAGTCGGTGGTCTGGGCTGTGGTGTTCACGCCGTACCTGCTCGACCTGTCGGACACACTCACGGCGACCAGGACAGCTCTGCTCGCCACCGCGACCTGGCTCGCGACCGTTCTGCTCGCCGACCGGATGCGGCGCGCCGGCTACCGCGGGCCGTTCGAGCTGCTGATCCGAAGGATCACGTATCAGCCGAGGAGGACCGCGGCCACGCGATCGCGCAACTCCGGGAGCCTCGCGTAG